A genome region from Marinifilum sp. JC120 includes the following:
- a CDS encoding BMP family ABC transporter substrate-binding protein — MSYIRILIITLVFVLGMAALAFGADEFRPVVIYQGEINKNDYNLNIHEGVEEFSKATGLAVKEIVVGLQMKDYLDALEEVCAKGYSPVVLIYADHLKDLNLYVREYSSIRFLALGKLIDEPNLFSFDFAEHEGSFLAGALAAMNSKSKIVGFVSISDMPLMRRFACGYEQGAKYIDPDINVLTGFVGRYPGVWFDGPAAAKVADKLMNQGADVVFQAAGGAGPAVLEVVAKRGKLGIGVDRNQNGLYPGHVLSSMFKRMDRVIYAALVHSRRGIWRDNVKSFGVAQNAVGLSFDENNAPLITDEMRKKIEELKNKIAIGKIQVHDFVLDNKCSW, encoded by the coding sequence ATGTCATATATTCGGATTTTGATCATTACGTTAGTTTTTGTTTTAGGTATGGCTGCACTGGCGTTTGGAGCAGATGAATTCAGGCCGGTAGTAATCTATCAAGGCGAAATTAATAAAAACGACTATAATCTTAATATTCATGAGGGTGTTGAAGAATTTTCAAAGGCAACTGGACTCGCTGTTAAGGAAATAGTGGTCGGCTTGCAGATGAAGGATTATCTGGATGCGTTGGAGGAAGTCTGTGCAAAAGGTTATTCTCCTGTAGTTCTTATCTATGCTGATCACCTGAAAGATTTAAATTTATACGTAAGGGAGTATTCCTCTATCCGTTTTCTGGCATTGGGGAAGCTAATTGATGAACCGAACCTCTTTTCTTTTGATTTTGCAGAGCATGAAGGTTCTTTTCTGGCGGGGGCTCTTGCGGCAATGAATTCAAAGTCTAAAATTGTAGGGTTTGTTTCAATTTCAGATATGCCTTTAATGCGGCGTTTCGCATGCGGCTATGAACAGGGAGCTAAGTATATAGATCCGGATATCAATGTTTTAACGGGTTTTGTGGGAAGATATCCCGGGGTCTGGTTTGATGGACCGGCTGCAGCTAAGGTTGCCGATAAGTTGATGAATCAGGGGGCAGACGTTGTTTTTCAGGCTGCCGGAGGGGCTGGCCCAGCTGTTCTTGAGGTCGTGGCAAAACGCGGAAAACTAGGTATAGGCGTGGATCGTAACCAAAACGGTCTTTATCCGGGTCATGTTCTTTCCTCGATGTTTAAAAGGATGGATCGGGTCATTTATGCCGCATTGGTTCATTCAAGGCGGGGTATCTGGCGTGACAATGTTAAGTCTTTCGGTGTTGCGCAGAATGCAGTTGGGTTGTCTTTTGATGAGAACAATGCTCCGCTGATAACAGATGAAATGCGAAAAAAAATTGAAGAACTAAAAAACAAAATTGCAATTGGTAAAATACAAGTGCACGATTTCGTTTTAGATAATAAATGTTCGTGGTAG
- a CDS encoding sensor domain-containing diguanylate cyclase has protein sequence MKTYIESIATVFILAIFFSFLVPLTIGVTYSLHEEKKRIETEFNEFQNRLFGSLERELIEAVMNLEPVQLENILRLVVQDPRIVRVKVVSFIYNMTLADLNKGPEEEKSRFLVKEKDFVKGGETVGRLIVYFDKDYSESEISEGRRSIIMLFAGMFICGMSLIIPIIYFKLIKPTARLMVQTESISSGNMDSCFEWEGGDELSRLGYTLDDMRQELKSSFNRIQELAVTDELTGMPNRRAFYADAEKMVALGERYDWPVTIALMDIDYFKVINDEFGHAVGDQVLQIIAQLIMILTRKTDICARYGGEEFVICLPETNISDARIVVEKIRAEVQKHVYSHGQQVTMSIGLAENLSQQGLEKTILQADQAMYKAKNSGRNRVIDYSEIEAGADSAEKIL, from the coding sequence ATGAAAACATATATAGAAAGCATTGCTACTGTTTTTATTCTTGCGATATTTTTCAGTTTTTTGGTTCCCTTGACCATTGGTGTTACATATTCGCTACATGAAGAAAAAAAACGTATTGAAACTGAGTTTAATGAATTTCAAAACAGACTTTTTGGTTCACTTGAGCGTGAATTGATTGAAGCTGTTATGAATCTTGAGCCGGTTCAGCTTGAAAATATACTGCGACTGGTTGTTCAAGATCCTCGCATCGTCAGGGTTAAGGTGGTTTCGTTCATTTATAATATGACTTTGGCAGATTTGAATAAAGGCCCAGAAGAAGAGAAATCGCGTTTTCTTGTTAAAGAAAAGGATTTTGTAAAGGGAGGTGAGACTGTAGGGCGTTTAATAGTCTATTTCGATAAAGATTATAGTGAAAGCGAAATTTCTGAAGGTCGTAGAAGTATAATTATGCTGTTTGCGGGGATGTTTATCTGCGGCATGTCGCTCATTATTCCTATAATTTATTTTAAACTGATAAAGCCGACAGCTAGACTTATGGTTCAGACGGAAAGCATCTCCTCCGGCAATATGGATTCTTGTTTTGAGTGGGAGGGAGGCGATGAACTTTCTCGGCTGGGCTATACGCTTGATGATATGCGACAGGAGCTTAAGTCCAGTTTTAATCGTATTCAGGAGCTTGCTGTTACAGATGAGTTAACAGGAATGCCTAACCGCAGGGCTTTTTATGCTGATGCTGAAAAGATGGTAGCCTTGGGCGAGAGATACGATTGGCCTGTAACAATTGCCCTTATGGACATTGATTATTTTAAGGTAATTAATGATGAATTTGGGCATGCTGTAGGGGATCAGGTTCTTCAGATTATTGCGCAGTTGATTATGATTTTGACTAGGAAAACTGATATCTGTGCACGTTATGGAGGCGAAGAATTTGTCATCTGTTTGCCCGAAACTAATATTTCAGATGCGCGGATAGTAGTAGAAAAGATTCGTGCTGAAGTGCAGAAACATGTTTATTCCCATGGCCAGCAGGTAACGATGAGTATCGGGTTGGCAGAGAATCTATCTCAGCAGGGGCTCGAAAAGACTATTCTACAAGCTGATCAGGCTATGTATAAAGCTAAGAATAGTGGGCGAAATCGTGTGATTGACTATTCTGAGATTGAGGCAGGCGCTGATTCTGCTGAAAAAATTTTATAA
- a CDS encoding MarR family transcriptional regulator, whose amino-acid sequence MDKIDLMTEQWAKERPELKAESMEIYGRLMMVNKLAEKAMAGFLKSHGLTNPEFDVLAVLRRAGEPYKLSVGELCEAALLTSGAMTNRIDKLVKKKLVEREANMDDRRGVHVVLTAAGFELIDSIIHERFAVADRFMGNLSADDRKSLNKTLKTFLISYE is encoded by the coding sequence ATGGATAAAATTGATTTAATGACTGAGCAGTGGGCAAAAGAGCGGCCTGAGTTGAAGGCTGAATCCATGGAGATATATGGCAGGCTGATGATGGTTAACAAGCTTGCCGAGAAAGCAATGGCAGGTTTTTTAAAATCGCATGGATTAACAAACCCTGAGTTTGATGTTTTGGCTGTGCTTCGGCGTGCCGGGGAGCCATATAAATTATCAGTGGGGGAATTGTGTGAAGCTGCATTGCTGACAAGTGGTGCTATGACCAACCGCATTGATAAACTGGTGAAGAAGAAACTGGTTGAACGGGAAGCTAATATGGATGACCGGCGAGGGGTTCATGTTGTTTTAACTGCGGCTGGTTTTGAATTAATTGATTCAATAATTCATGAGCGCTTTGCTGTCGCAGACAGGTTTATGGGGAATCTATCGGCTGACGACCGTAAATCTTTGAATAAAACTTTGAAAACATTTTTAATAAGCTACGAATAG
- a CDS encoding TIGR00730 family Rossman fold protein, producing the protein MNSICIFLGSNAGNDPLYMQAARETGLELAKRNLTCVYGGSCTGMMNELADSVLGAGGEVIGVTVQALKDKEQFHKNLTKLHVTPTMHERKKMMVELADGFIALPGGIGTYEEFFEVYTLKQLGFHSKPCGLLNVNNFYHPLELMMSTAEGEGFLKTPYAESVSVSASVPELFDLLLSSSD; encoded by the coding sequence ATGAATTCGATTTGTATTTTTTTAGGATCAAATGCCGGGAATGATCCTTTGTATATGCAGGCAGCACGGGAGACAGGGCTTGAACTTGCCAAACGCAATCTTACATGCGTTTACGGCGGGTCCTGCACCGGAATGATGAATGAACTTGCTGATTCTGTTCTGGGTGCCGGGGGCGAAGTTATAGGGGTAACTGTTCAGGCTTTGAAGGATAAGGAGCAGTTTCATAAAAATTTAACTAAGCTTCATGTCACGCCGACAATGCATGAAAGAAAAAAAATGATGGTTGAGCTGGCTGATGGATTCATAGCTCTTCCGGGCGGGATAGGGACTTATGAGGAATTTTTTGAAGTTTATACTCTGAAACAGTTAGGTTTTCATTCCAAGCCATGCGGTTTATTGAACGTGAATAATTTTTATCATCCCCTTGAGCTTATGATGAGTACGGCAGAAGGGGAGGGCTTTTTGAAAACGCCTTACGCTGAGTCAGTGTCAGTTTCCGCAAGTGTTCCTGAATTATTTGATCTGTTGCTGAGCAGTTCTGACTAG
- a CDS encoding DsrE family protein, whose translation MNDNKLNLLWTNADPVTSELMVMMYAYNAIKKGWWEDVRVIIWGATAKLVAEDVHIQNLIAEAREVGVEFSACEACANQLGVKSQLVKLGVELKFWGAPLTEIIKGGEHLITV comes from the coding sequence ATGAATGACAATAAATTAAATCTTTTGTGGACCAATGCCGACCCGGTGACCTCTGAACTGATGGTGATGATGTATGCGTATAACGCAATCAAAAAGGGCTGGTGGGAAGATGTGCGGGTAATTATCTGGGGTGCAACAGCAAAGCTGGTCGCAGAAGATGTGCATATCCAGAACCTGATCGCTGAGGCCAGAGAAGTCGGAGTAGAATTCAGTGCCTGTGAAGCCTGCGCCAATCAGCTGGGGGTAAAGTCGCAGCTTGTAAAATTAGGTGTTGAGCTCAAATTCTGGGGTGCGCCTTTGACCGAGATCATCAAGGGTGGGGAGCATTTGATTACTGTTTAA
- a CDS encoding pyridine nucleotide-disulfide oxidoreductase → MGELVLAGAGHAHMLLMEAIPDIIADEHHVTVIGPNDRHYYSGMGPGMLGGSYCPDEISFPVKSMVESRGGTFVLGKVVRIDPHKRLVILEEGQEVSYDVLSCNLGSFVPGGIADEDCTDVYTVKPIQNLMQARTRIQEIASERPVRIGICGGGPAALEMAGNALAAAKELGRFGAKVQIFTGSAFLRNLPDRVRSLAFKKLSKLGIDIVQGRYVERVATGGVILQNGQHYEQDIIFLALGVKPSKIFAASDMPTGKDGGLMVNRYLQSVSHPEIFGGGDCIWFEPNPLDKVGVYAVRQNPVLVHNVRAQLEGRSLTAFEPGGSYLLIFNIGGGKGILHKNGLSFGGPLAFMIKDYIDRKFIKRFKMAGN, encoded by the coding sequence ATGGGCGAACTTGTCCTTGCCGGCGCCGGGCACGCGCACATGCTGCTTATGGAAGCCATCCCGGACATCATTGCGGACGAACATCACGTCACGGTTATCGGCCCTAATGATCGTCACTATTATTCGGGGATGGGGCCAGGTATGCTTGGAGGTTCTTACTGCCCCGATGAAATAAGTTTTCCCGTGAAGTCCATGGTGGAAAGTCGAGGTGGAACTTTCGTACTCGGCAAGGTTGTACGCATAGATCCGCACAAGCGTCTGGTCATTCTTGAAGAGGGGCAAGAAGTTTCTTACGACGTGCTTTCCTGCAATCTTGGCAGTTTCGTACCCGGAGGTATTGCGGATGAGGACTGCACCGATGTCTATACCGTAAAACCCATACAAAACCTTATGCAGGCCCGCACTAGGATTCAGGAAATCGCTTCCGAGCGCCCGGTGCGCATCGGTATATGCGGGGGCGGTCCTGCCGCGCTTGAAATGGCCGGAAATGCTTTGGCGGCGGCTAAGGAACTGGGCCGCTTCGGTGCTAAAGTCCAGATTTTCACAGGTAGCGCATTTCTGCGCAACCTGCCGGACAGGGTGCGTAGCCTTGCGTTCAAAAAATTGAGTAAACTTGGAATTGACATTGTTCAGGGTCGTTACGTGGAGCGTGTGGCAACCGGCGGGGTCATATTGCAAAACGGACAACACTATGAACAAGACATTATTTTTCTGGCTTTGGGTGTGAAGCCTTCTAAAATTTTTGCTGCCTCGGACATGCCTACAGGGAAGGATGGCGGGCTTATGGTCAACCGCTACCTGCAAAGTGTTTCCCATCCGGAAATTTTCGGTGGAGGCGATTGTATCTGGTTCGAACCGAACCCTCTGGATAAAGTGGGTGTTTATGCCGTACGCCAGAACCCCGTACTCGTCCACAATGTGCGGGCGCAGCTCGAAGGCCGCAGTCTGACCGCATTTGAACCGGGCGGTTCCTATCTTCTCATATTTAATATCGGGGGAGGGAAAGGCATATTGCACAAGAACGGATTAAGCTTCGGCGGGCCTCTCGCTTTCATGATCAAGGACTATATCGACAGGAAATTCATTAAGCGATTTAAGATGGCTGGGAATTGA